One Natrinema longum genomic window carries:
- a CDS encoding pentapeptide repeat-containing protein, with amino-acid sequence MTNDSDSNDGTGTDGERTVASAGGDPQTESDARLAAETSVDVDPSILHLSPAQREARGISDDEVRETFRSVLVHGTDAQKDLGGVTLPEISLDRTTLTSVDRHPIDLSGATIEGLSLEHTRVTLPIVLDGATIGSLRLQEAHVEAPLSCSDATITGPASCFEAKFDDDVAFDGTTFEGPLDCDEATFRDGVRFDGATFDEEVTFRAAECHGDSNHLEDNTTFSGTTFRANATFRETEFGFTRFDAVDFRAEAVFQEATFTGDAEFRETAFDALADFDEVRFGGDTAFDDVAFHGRADFRGATFSGGARTLVDDASFETATFGDDVTFRHASFRFVTFAGADFEGIAHFESATFDGDADFPDASFDGEVDFDEARFREDADFSNARFDGPCVFRGCEFTGGANHLKDDVSFEGARFADDVDFHDAEITSANFVGTAFGGTIDFSRCVVSERIDFEARGTDADAFVDFTRGKIRSGRIVQPAEGWVRYDLTLASVGDVDLEAERTRDRRQLLDYFRFCRTEFDEFDGHTFDFSGHREYLDRNGWSIHDFDEPPADVVDREYALEMTPEVIETTYLKAKQSASANGDMKTAGEFRVKRQRYSRRKNLETVRDPEEGIWTRTKNLGRAAENFFLGITCGHGMRPMRIGIMFAIAPMAFAIPYLFDGPLFETGAEGVYETIYFSYISYTTIGYGDIGPIGPIARFLAGSEAYLSTILAALLVYALVKRSEL; translated from the coding sequence ATGACTAACGACTCAGACTCGAACGACGGAACGGGGACCGACGGCGAACGTACCGTCGCCAGCGCTGGCGGCGACCCACAAACGGAGTCGGATGCGCGTCTCGCGGCGGAGACGTCCGTGGACGTCGACCCCTCGATCTTGCACCTCTCGCCCGCTCAGCGGGAGGCTCGAGGGATCTCCGACGACGAGGTTCGCGAGACGTTTCGCTCGGTCCTCGTCCACGGGACCGACGCCCAGAAAGACCTCGGTGGCGTCACGCTGCCCGAGATCTCGTTGGACCGGACGACCCTGACGAGTGTCGATCGGCACCCGATCGATCTCAGCGGCGCGACCATCGAGGGGCTCTCCCTCGAGCACACGCGGGTGACGCTGCCGATCGTCCTCGATGGTGCGACGATCGGATCGCTCCGCCTGCAGGAGGCCCACGTCGAGGCACCGCTGTCGTGTTCCGACGCGACGATTACCGGTCCCGCGAGCTGCTTCGAGGCGAAATTCGACGACGACGTCGCCTTCGACGGGACGACCTTCGAGGGCCCCCTCGACTGCGACGAGGCGACCTTCCGCGACGGCGTCCGCTTCGACGGCGCGACGTTCGACGAGGAGGTGACCTTCCGCGCGGCCGAGTGTCACGGCGACTCGAATCACCTCGAGGACAACACGACGTTTTCGGGGACGACGTTCCGCGCGAACGCTACCTTCCGGGAGACCGAGTTCGGCTTCACGCGGTTCGATGCCGTCGACTTCCGGGCGGAGGCGGTCTTCCAGGAGGCGACGTTCACCGGCGACGCCGAGTTTCGGGAGACCGCCTTCGATGCGCTCGCGGACTTCGACGAGGTCCGGTTCGGGGGCGACACCGCCTTCGACGACGTCGCGTTCCACGGCCGAGCGGACTTCCGCGGGGCGACGTTTTCCGGTGGCGCTCGCACGCTGGTCGACGACGCCAGTTTCGAGACCGCGACCTTCGGCGACGACGTCACGTTCCGCCACGCGTCGTTTCGGTTCGTCACGTTCGCGGGGGCCGACTTCGAGGGGATCGCGCACTTCGAGTCGGCGACGTTCGACGGCGACGCTGACTTCCCCGACGCGTCGTTCGACGGCGAGGTCGACTTCGACGAAGCCCGGTTCCGCGAGGACGCCGACTTCTCGAACGCCCGGTTCGACGGCCCCTGCGTGTTTCGCGGCTGCGAGTTCACCGGCGGCGCGAACCACCTCAAGGACGACGTCTCCTTCGAGGGGGCCCGATTCGCCGACGATGTCGACTTCCACGACGCCGAGATCACGTCCGCGAACTTCGTCGGGACCGCCTTCGGCGGGACGATCGACTTCAGCCGCTGTGTCGTCTCCGAGCGAATCGACTTCGAGGCACGCGGAACCGACGCCGACGCGTTCGTCGACTTCACTCGTGGCAAGATCCGCAGCGGCCGAATCGTCCAGCCCGCCGAGGGCTGGGTGCGATACGACCTGACGCTCGCGAGCGTCGGGGACGTCGATCTCGAGGCCGAGCGAACGCGAGACCGCCGCCAACTCCTCGATTACTTCCGGTTCTGCCGGACGGAGTTCGACGAGTTCGACGGACACACGTTCGACTTCAGCGGCCACCGCGAGTACCTCGATCGAAACGGCTGGTCCATCCACGACTTCGACGAGCCGCCAGCGGACGTGGTCGACCGGGAGTACGCCCTCGAGATGACGCCGGAAGTGATCGAAACGACGTATCTCAAAGCCAAACAGAGCGCGAGCGCGAACGGCGACATGAAAACCGCCGGCGAGTTCCGCGTCAAACGGCAGCGCTACAGCCGCCGGAAGAACCTCGAGACCGTCCGCGATCCCGAGGAGGGGATCTGGACCCGGACCAAGAACCTCGGGCGGGCTGCGGAGAACTTCTTCCTCGGGATCACCTGCGGGCACGGCATGCGACCGATGCGGATCGGCATCATGTTCGCCATCGCGCCGATGGCGTTCGCGATCCCCTACCTGTTCGACGGGCCGCTGTTCGAGACGGGAGCGGAGGGCGTCTACGAAACCATCTACTTCAGCTACATCAGCTACACGACGATCGGCTACGGCGACATCGGGCCGATCGGTCCGATCGCCCGGTTTCTCGCCGGCTCTGAAGCCTACCTCAGTACGATCCTCGCGGCCTTGCTCGTCTACGCGCTGGTCAAACGATCCGAACTCTGA
- a CDS encoding DUF2617 family protein, whose translation MPKETLQFVHADRPPATDGVRVFDSLTRRFMGTEFTFRIIGSSHYVSAPEFGFYELSTCEPVSTADRGAATVPLEPDRPSRRLTFENDAIQCVTEIEHRPLSAFPRTRYRSRPRSFDLAYAFDGPPEAVTTIEIDANGYETYHTYPEYELALYTRTVLTTDRDSSPLDSAAPRPTSTGDLTDTEPPMRDIQTDD comes from the coding sequence ATGCCCAAGGAAACGCTCCAGTTCGTGCACGCCGACCGCCCGCCGGCGACCGACGGCGTTCGCGTCTTCGACTCGCTGACGCGACGGTTCATGGGAACCGAGTTCACCTTCCGAATCATCGGGAGTTCACACTACGTTAGCGCCCCGGAGTTCGGCTTCTACGAGCTCTCGACCTGTGAGCCGGTCTCGACGGCGGATCGCGGGGCGGCCACGGTTCCGCTCGAGCCCGACCGGCCGTCCCGCCGGCTCACCTTCGAGAACGACGCGATACAGTGCGTGACGGAGATCGAACATCGGCCGCTGTCGGCGTTTCCCCGCACCCGGTATCGCTCCCGTCCCCGATCGTTCGATCTCGCGTACGCCTTCGACGGACCCCCGGAGGCCGTCACGACGATCGAGATCGACGCGAACGGCTACGAGACCTATCACACCTATCCGGAATACGAACTCGCGTTGTACACCCGAACGGTCTTGACGACGGACCGCGACTCGTCGCCACTCGATTCCGCCGCTCCCCGCCCGACGTCGACGGGAGACCTGACCGACACCGAACCACCGATGAGAGACATTCAGACGGATGACTAA
- a CDS encoding type II toxin-antitoxin system HicB family antitoxin: protein MSSDADVDPSDYEGLEDADVTMRVNDHGLHIADDEETGVSSQGQTPEDALENLAAAVRSYREATADDTGDDWL from the coding sequence ATGAGTTCCGACGCAGACGTCGATCCCTCCGACTACGAGGGACTCGAGGACGCGGACGTGACCATGCGAGTCAACGATCACGGCCTCCACATCGCCGACGACGAGGAAACCGGCGTCTCGAGCCAGGGACAGACGCCCGAAGATGCCCTCGAAAACCTCGCGGCGGCCGTCCGGTCGTATCGGGAAGCGACGGCCGACGATACCGGAGACGACTGGCTTTAG